The genomic DNA GGAGGCCTCTGTCTCCCCGCGGCGCCCCTCGTGCTCGCCGACGGGCGGGCGGCGGTGGCGGCCGGGCCTCTCAGGCGCCGACCATGGCGCGCAGGTCCTCGGCGCTGTCCCAGCCGTAGGTGGAGAAGCCCCGGCCGTCGCCGGCGAGGTAGGCGGTGAGGGCGGCGTGCGAGGTGGGGAACATCGGGGTGGGCAGCGCGTCGGCGTCGATCCACCGGACCGCGAGGTGCTTGTCCGGTTCGGAGTTCGTCAGCTCACTAGCGGCCGGGCTGCTCCCCCGACCTCAGCTCCCACTGGTGCCTCGGCCCCCTGGTTCGGGCACGGCGCGATCTGCGCCGCGCCTTGCGGAGCACGGCAACGCCGCTCGCTTCCCCCGCTTCGGAGGCTGAACAGCCGCAGTGCGGTGATCTTGTTCGTGCCACCGAGTCATGGGCCGTGGGCTGTCTCGGTGCAGCCGGGGCGCGCTCGGCCCCGGTGCCGGCATCGTCGTCAGCCTGGTCGCCCTCGCGGTCTCCTGGCCGGTCGCCCTGGCCACGGCAGGCTTCTACATCGGCTTCCGACTGCTGGAGGACTACCTGATCATGCCGCGGACGATGAAGTTCGCCGTCGACGTCCACCCCTTCGTCACCATCGTGGCCGTTCTGATCGGCGGCGCGCTGCTGGGCATCGTCGGCGCACTGGTCGCCGTCCCGGCCGCGGTCGCCCTCGGCCTGCTGCTGGACGAGTTCGTCTTCCCCCACCTCGACCACCTCTGACAGGGATGATGTGGCTGGTGGTTCTGCTCATGCAGCCCGGCTCGCTTCCTCATGTTGTTGCCAAGCCGTCTCGGTCACCGGTGGTGCGACCGGTAGCACCACCGGTCACGGATCAGGGCCCACATGACGTTGACGCGTCGGCGGGCCAGAGCCATCACGGCCTGGATGCGCCGCTTCCCCTCGGCCCGCTTGCGGTCGTAGAACTTTCGCGAGTTCGGGCCGCACCGGATGCCGACCAGCGGGGAAGTGCAGAAACCGCGCTGGTACTGGCTGGGGCGGTGCGGTTCACTCGCGCGGCCGCGAACGACTCAGGCGACCACGCGCAGGAGCGGGGCGGAGGCACCGGCCCCGGGGTAAGGCTGCAGCTCGGGCAGATCGGCGTCATGGAGAAGCGGGAAGACACGGCAGCCATAGGCCTCCAGCTGAGCCGCGGTCGCCCGTGCCGCGTCGTCGTCAATGGAGAAGACCCACAGCCCGGGCACGAACACTGCGTCACGGAGACCGGCGGCGGCCTGGGCCAGAAGCTCGTCCAGGGCGGGCTTGGGGCCGCGGGAAGCAGCGCCGTCGTCCAGGAAGAGGGTCGGCTCCCAGTGGCCACGGTCGAGGGCGAA from Kitasatospora terrestris includes the following:
- a CDS encoding AI-2E family transporter, whose protein sequence is MGRGLSRCSRGALGPGAGIVVSLVALAVSWPVALATAGFYIGFRLLEDYLIMPRTMKFAVDVHPFVTIVAVLIGGALLGIVGALVAVPAAVALGLLLDEFVFPHLDHL